The nucleotide window CAGTTGATGCTGCGCTGGCAAGCTCGGCTGCCCCTATTTACTTCCCCTCTCATAACGGATTGATTGACGGCGGTGTGTTTGCAAACAGTCCAAGCGTAGCTGCCATTGCCATGGCGGCTAATCGTTGGCTTGGGGGACAGTGCTTGGATAATCTCGTTTTGCTATCTATCGGTACAGGCGGAGAAGAGCTTCGTATTACACAAGATACGAGCGAATGGGGATTTGGCCAATGGGCTTATAATGCACCGGAGAAACAACGATCTGAAGAACCACAATTTCCTTTGCTTTCGGTTATGCTAAATGGTGGTGCCGAGGCCGACTCGTTATACAGTGAATGCTTGCTTGGAAATCGTTATCATCGCTTAAACCCCACATTACCATCAAATGTACCGTTAGATGATGTAAAGGCATATGATTTGCTCGTAGAAACAGCACTCACGATAGATTTACATCCAACACTTGAGTTTTTGAGGCAACAATGGTATTAAAGCGCAAAAACAACAATTATCAACCTGAGAAGCTAGCTACTGAAACAGGAAAACACCTAGGACTTTATGCGTTCTTCTCATATAAAAAGCGCCTTAAGAAGGCGCTTTTACTTGTTACCGTAAATTTACTCCAATTAATCTACCCATAATAATTGGTAGTTCGATGTTTTCCTTTAAACCACGGAACAAGTCAGATTTTGGTCCGAAAGCGTACAGTGGTACATCTACACCAGTATGCTGTGTACTTGTCCAACCTACTAGTGCTTTCTCGCTAATTATTTCATTTAATACGATAGATGCTTTTGAGCCTGCAGCTTTAATCTTTTCAACTTCTTGATCGGAAAGATCAATTTGCGTGTAAGTTTTTACTATTTCTTTTATATTGGTCTTATCTAGATTAAATTGCTTTACCATAAAATCACCGGTTGCTGTGACATTGCGAAGTACTTCAAGTTTTGCGTCGTATTGACCATAGCCACCGACAGACATACCACCTGTATCATGGTCACCTGCAACAACTACAACTGTTTGACCATCTTTTTCCGCAAAACGAATGACTTCTTTTACCGCTTGCTCAAATGCCTCAGCATCCTTCAT belongs to Ectobacillus sp. JY-23 and includes:
- a CDS encoding patatin-like phospholipase family protein — encoded protein: MGRYRIITFDGGGVRGVLSAIILSRLCKDFPELVRTTHLVAGTSVGSFLALGLASGKTPLEILQVFSKENLSTVFSSPHRIPILRPRYSNAHLHELLVSFLGEELQLKNLYKHVIVTAFDVGGPSQSSWKTVFFHNFLERDGEVRAVDAALASSAAPIYFPSHNGLIDGGVFANSPSVAAIAMAANRWLGGQCLDNLVLLSIGTGGEELRITQDTSEWGFGQWAYNAPEKQRSEEPQFPLLSVMLNGGAEADSLYSECLLGNRYHRLNPTLPSNVPLDDVKAYDLLVETALTIDLHPTLEFLRQQWY